A window of Photobacterium toruni genomic DNA:
CAAGCAATGCTGTTATTGTTAGAGTATCTGAACACATAACAATACCAACAGCCGCTTGGATAGGGGCAATACCTAGAGGATCTGAGTTAAGTTCTGCTGCCATGTTCAGCATGGATCGGGCTGTATCCATAAGATCATCTTCGGAGGCATTAGGTGCAATAAGCATAAATTCTGATTGGTTTAGACGAGCGATGGTCACATTATCTGTAGAAAGCTCTTTTAGATGATCAGTCAGTTTTTGTACTAACATATCACCATTTTCATAACCTGATTGTTGGTAGCTATCTTCAATCGCATCAGATTTTAATAGAATAATACCGCCAGTAGGTTTATCTAATAACCATAACTTTAGGTTCGTCATTAAGTAACTACGGTTAGCTAAGCCGGATACGGGATCTTGGTAGGCACGAATACGCAACATATCAGCTTCTTGAGCTTGCTGTTCAAAATGTTGTTGTAATTGAGTATTCATTGAATTAAAAGCAATAACGAGATCGAATAATTCACGAGTATGAGGTGTAGGCAAAGGATCAGTAAAATGGTTTTGTGCTATTTCCTGTGCACTTTTTTGAATTTGTTTTAATGGTCGTAATACTTTATTGAGTACTAAGGATAAGATAATCGCAGTTAATAATAGACAGGACATAAAACCAAGTACAAGCTGAACCGTTGCCTTCCACAATTGAATATAGGCTGGGATCGGGCTACTAGTGACTGTTAAATTTGCGAGTTGTAACCAGCCACTGGTTAAGGTCGTTGTTTGTGTTATTGCTTCAATATGGATTATTGATTGAAACCAATCAGGAATATTATCTATTCTTTGTGGATATTGGCGAAGGATCTCTTTTTTAGAGTCTAATAATGTCAGTTTTACTTGGCTATAATAACCCGAATCAAAGGTGGCATTGATAACAGACTCAGCAGCAATAAAATCTTTATCTTTGATGTAAGGAGATAAAGAAAATCCGATGGAGTTAACAACATTGTTAAGCTCTGTTGATTGTTGTTCAATTAAATAATTTTTAGTGGTGTTAAATTGAATTAAAAACACAGCGCTGGTTAGCAAAAATAATACAACTAGCATCCACAGTAAAAGTTGTCGGTAAAGGGTCATTATAATTTACCTATTAAAAAGTATGTCGTGGTCGATTTAGTTTGATGTTTTGTGAACGATTACGTAAATCATTCCAAAGACTTAAACGTGAAGCATTTCCTGCTACTTGTCCCTGTCCTTTTTGTTTCATTAGCCATAACTTGCTACCATTAAAACTGTATATTGGTAATAAATCTTTACGCTGGGAAGCAGGTAAAATCTCTCCGTTGAGATTATCTAGGACGAAGGGTATCGCTGATGGTGTTGGATAATAAGTTACAACCATATGGAATTGATTAAGTTCAAGTGCTTTTACATATACTAATCTGAGCTTGTTATCATCAATACCAAGTTTAAGTAACGTTTTATATTTAGCAATACTAAAATCCTCACAATCGCCAGCGCCTGTGCCAATAAATTCGTAAGGTGTTGCCCAGTAATCTTCTTTCCCCCATAGTTTTTGATCGCTAATAAAGACAAATTGATTAAAAAAATCATTAACAGCTTTAAGCTTTTGAGGCTCAGTTAAATGCTGTGATTTTTGGATAAGTTTACGCCAAGCGAGGGCTCGTTTTCCTGCACGCTCACCATAAAATTGTTTTATTTTTTCTATTTGGTACATGTTATTAGCAGCAGATACATTCACTGCTAATAACATGCAAATTAGCCATAAGATTATTTTTTTCAATAGTTATTATCTGCTTAGTTTTCACGAACGGTATATATGGACCATTCTTTTACGATATTTTCTTGAGATCCGACAACTTGCGCTATCACTCGGCGACTCAGTGTATTACTTTCTTCTATATCATAAGCGGCAACAGGATCGCTGTCACCAAAGCCAACAGTTTTAATTCGAGAAGGTGCAATACCTTCATTAATTAATGCCTGACGGATAACACTTGCACGACGTTTTGATAAGGAAATATTGTAAGCGGTATTACCCACAGGGCTAGCATATCCTTTAAGTTCAATATGAGTTTTGGGATATTTTACCAAGAATTTGCTCATATTTTTGATATTTTGCATATAATTTTCAGGAATTTCTGAAGAGTCATTTGCAAATAATATATGAATCCCATTTTGTTCTGAGCTATCAATATAAGTTGGGCAGCCATTATTATCGACAACAGCATCAATAGGTGTTTTGGGACAATGATCTCGTTGGTTAATTACACCATCACTGTCGTTATCAAATAAATTTTTAGTTTGCTTGGCGATGGGGGGAGTAGGCACTGAAAGTGAGCAACCAAATAATGATAGTGCGAGTAATCCAATAATTGTGTATTTCATGTCTTGTTCCTTTATTTAGCTGATTGTACCCAAGATTGAGGTATTTCAACTCGCATCTCACTAAGAATTAACCCTGTTGCATTTAACACGCGGTATTTTGCCAAAATGCCATCATACTCGGCAGTTAAATAGGCTTTGCGCGCTTCAAATAATTCGTTTTCAGTATTCAGTACATCTAATAAAGATCGTTGACCAATTTTAAATTGTTTTTCATAAGCAATAACGGTACGCGCTGAAGCATCAACATGTTGTTGTAAAAATAATTTTTGTTTTTTTGATAATGTTAATGCACTCCATGAAAGGCGTGTTCCTTCTTCTAACATACGGTGAGCACGATCTCGAACATCTTTAGATTTATTGATCTGATAAGCCGCTCGACGTGATTTAGCGACGTCACTTCCACCATCAAAAAGGTTATAACGCATTTTTAGCATTGCTTTTAGTTCATCGGTATCGCCAGCTGAACCATTAAGATCTTGTCCCCATTCTTGTGAGGCTTCAATGCTAAAAGAAGGGTAGAAAGAGCCTTGTGCCTGCTTATATTGATATTCGGCAGCATTAATATCATTTGATGCAATATAAACCACAGGATTACTTGTTTGTGCTTTTGTAAGAGCATCATCTAAAGACGTTGGTAAATAATTACTATCAACTTCAGGTTTCACAAGATCGACAGGGTAGGCACCAACTGTACGTACAAATGCGGTGGTCTTATCTTGCAGATTACTTTCTGCTGCTAATAAATTAGCGTTAGAGCTAGCTAAACGGCCATCAACTTGGGCTAAATCTGCGGTTGACCCAATACCTGCATCGGCACGTTTTTTGATATCCACGTACATTTTTTGATGCACTTTTAGATTAGATTGAGACAACGTTAGAACATCTTGGGCATGAAGAACATTAAGATAAGCTTCAGTTGCTTTTAGTGCTTTATCTTGTGCATCAGACAATAGTTGATAGCGTTGTGCTTCTGTTTCTGACTTATTACGTTGAATATCATTATACGTAATAGACCCATCCCAAATTAATTGGCGAATATTAATTTTGGCAGTTTGAGGACGGTACTGACCTGAAGGACTTTTGGCTTTATAGTCATCATGTCCGATGCCTGCTTCTAGATCGACTGAAGGTAAATAGTCACCTTTAGCGGCATTGATCAATTGATGCTTACTTTGAAACTCATTATAAGCACTTTTGATATCTGGGTTGGTTGATAATGTTTCTGCAATTGCTTGCTCTAATGATTGTGCCATTACTGGCGTCGCCATACATTGAAGGCTAATTAATAGAGCAATTTTTTTAAATATATATTTTTTTGTCATTATTTTATTCTCTTAACGCCGTTTGACGCGCTCTGAGGACAGGTTTCAGTAGGTAGTCAAGTACAGAACGCTTGCCTGTAATAATATCTGCTGATGCTGTCATTCCGGGTATGATAGGTAATGCCTCGCCATTAGGACCTTTAAGGCTGCTCGCATCGGTACGAATTTTTACTTGGTAGAAACTATTGCCTTCTTTATCTTGGATTGTATCGGCGCTGATAGTTTCTAATGTACCGATTAACCCTCCGTAATTAGTAAAATCATAAGCACTGAATTTTATGATTGTTGGTAATCCGGGCCTTAAAAAACCTATATCTTGAGGGGCTATTTTTGCTTCAATCAAAAGTGTGTCTTCGGTAGGGACAATTTCTACTAATGGCATACCTGGTTGTATTACTCCACCAACGGTATTGACGTATATTTTTTGAATAGTGCCATTGACTGGTGATACGACAGTGGTGCGTTTTACTCGATCTTCAAGGCCGACTTGTGTCTCTGTCATGCTTGATAATTTATCACTAATTTCATTTAATTTAGTTTGTATTTCTGAACGAAATTGCAAAGCGATATCTATATATTTAAAGCCTGCTTCTTGAATTGCAGCTTGAGTTACTGGGATTTGTAGTCGGACAGAGTTTAAATCACGTTTAGTATCATTAAGAGAACGTTGTAATTTTAATAACTCAATACGAGGAACAACACCTTCATCTGCTAATGGCTTGGTGATATTGTATTCTTTTAAAGCGATATTATAGCTATCTCGAATATTTGATAATCGAGATTTAGCTTCTATTAGCTCTCGCTCTTTTTGTGATGCTTGTTGGGATGCAACAGATAATTGATTTTCTAAATTATTTAATTTACCTGAAAACTGGTTAAGTTGACGGCGCACTAATTGAGTATGTTTCTTCTTAAATTCAGCAGTAAATGCAGGAGGGGTATGCGTAATATTAACACTTTTTCGCCACTCAATATTTTTAGGACTTTTATTGACGGTAACACTGATAAGCAGTGCATTCAGGCGTAACGAATCAGCTTGCATAGCAGCAAGACTTTGTGTTTTTTCTTTAAAGTCTGATTTAAATTGCGTGTCATCTATAAGTAGTAGTGTTTGACCTTTCTTAACTTGCTGACCTTCTTTTACAAAAACTTGTTTAACAATACCACCTTCAAGGTTTTGTACTACTTGTAATTGCGATGATGGAATAACTTTCCCTGAACCTGTTGTTACTTTATCTAGTTTTGCAAAATAGGCCCAAGTAAATGCGATAAAGAAAAATAATACCATTACCCATAAAATGATTCTGGCATTTTTAGGGGTATTGAGTAGTAACGCCGCAGATTTATCATCAATAAAATCGAGATCATTGTTTGATATCGAAATGGCTTTTTTATTCATATAAAAACCTATGTATCTAAAATAACTCTTTGTAAGAGGATGGTCATTTTAAAAAATATATTAATTATGGCGATACAAAATTTTAACTATAAAATATATTGTTATGTTTTTTATCAATAACATAAAAGGATGTTTGTATTAGCATGCGGCGTGTAACGTATAAGTAATTCCAATGTGAAATATTAGTTACTCTCATATGTTAATATCTTGTTTGTTTACAATTATAACTGATGATAAGCTGTTGAAGTATTAACGTAAAGTTGTTTTTGAATGTCAATGTGTAATTATTATATTATATGAATAATTAATGCTTGTTCTAACATAAAAAGATCGATTTTAAATTATAGAGTTTGGCTATTATGCTCTCAAGAAGGTTATAAGGTTGGGTGATTTCATGGTTAAGAATGATAATAAAGTTGAAGCATTTAAGCTTGTTGATGGTGAGAGTTTTATTCTTCAGCCGAATCAGCAACCTATACCTGTCATTGATACTCATCCTCTTCAGATGGATGAGATTATTGTCAATAACCGTAATACACAGTTTATAGTTATCAAAGATGGTATAGAACAGATTGTTAATCTACCTTGCTCTAGTTGTACAGTATTAACGCCAACAGGTGTTCAAACTGTTGAGTTAGATAACCGTCTAACCTTTAATGGAGAGGCGAAAGAAGGCGCATCATTTTCTGCTGATGATATTACAGCACTGCAAAATGCTATTTTAGCAGGACAAGATCCGACAGCATTATTTGAAGCGCCTGCGGCTGGTAACGAGAGTGCTACAGGTAATATAGGATTAAATGGCACTTCAGCAACCGCAAGTTTTATTACAATTAATTACAATAATGATGCTGTGCTAGCTAAAGCCGGCTTTGATACGACTTATGATCCGCAGCGTAATAATCAAGCTATCGATCCAAATATTATTCTAGCGGCTGATGGTGGCGAGTCAGGTGCTATGACTATTGTGGAAGGTGATTTATCTCCACAAGCCGATGAACAGGGCTATCCTGTTCAATCTTCAATTTCAATTGCTGTTGAAGCTGCAACACTTCCCCTTGACACTGCTTCTTTTGTTTTTGACCCTCTAGCTGTTAATTCTTTGCTTTCTGAACTTAATAATGAAATTACTGCTGGTGGTGAAGCTGTTAGTTTTATTTATGACATTCAAACGAATTCAATTGTCGGTTCGCTTAATGGCGAAACTATAATGTTAATTTCTCTTAGTGCTGAGTCTGAAAATGGACGAGATGTCAGTATTAATATTACGACAACGATTAACCAATCGATTGATCATGTTGGAGGTAATAATAGTAATTTAGTCTCACATGATGGCGATATTATTACAGTTGATGTGTCTATTCAGGGGGCTGATTCAAATGGTAATTTGCTTGATAAACCTATTAATGTTGATATCACCATTGTTGATGGCGCAAACCCAGAGTTTGGTACTGACAGTGGCACTACCATTGATGAAACCACCCAAAGCGGTACGGTTATTACAGGTGACGTGCCGCTCGATGTGGGCTCAGATGCGATTCATCAGCTTGATTTCAACGCTGATCAACCGAATTTAGCTAATCTAACCAGTAATGGCGCAGCGACCACATTTACTGTAAACGGCAACGTATTAACTGTCGTTGATAGTCACGATAAGCCAGTGATGGTAGTGACGATTGCTAAAGATGGCTCATACGGCGTTGAAGTCACCGGTCCGATTGATCAAAACGATGCAAATATTGCCAACATAAACCTCGGCGTGACGACGACGGATAATGATGGCGATACCGCTAATGGTCAGGTAGTGATCACCATTAATGATGGCGCAGATGCAGGCGGTGATGAGTATGGTGAGATCACCCTTACTGAAGGGGATTTAACCCCTCAAGCAGGTGAGCAAGGCTACCCAGTATCAGGCACCACCACGATTGTGATTGAGGCCGGCGCCGATCGTCTTGATCCAAGCAAAGTGACGATTGATCCAGTTCAATTAACCAAATTAATTAGCGAATTAGAGTCAGAATTAACCACCGGTGATAACCAAGCGATCAGCTTTAGCTATGACAGTACAACCGGTCAATTAGTTGGTGTAACTGCGACTAGCGAGCAAGTAGTAACTGTCTCATTGAATGCAGTCCAAGCGGCGAACGGTCACGATATCGACGTCACGGTGACGATTAATCAAGATAAACCGTTAAACCACACCGACAGTGGTGTTGATGGATTGGTCGATAGCGTTAACGATAAAATCACCATTGATGTGCCGATTCAGGTACAAGATACCGATGGTGATTGGCTAGATAACCCTGCCAATGTTGATATCACCATTGTTGATGGCGCAAACCCAGAGTTTGGTACTGACAGTGGCACCACGATTGATGAAACCACCCAAAGCGGTACGGATATTACAGGTGACGTGCCGCTCGATGTGGGCTCAGATGCGATTCATCAGCTTGATTTCAATGCTGATCAACCGGATTTAGCTAACCTAACCAGTAACGGTGCCGCGACTACATTTACTGTAAACGGCAACGTATTAACTGTCGTTGATAGTCACGATAAGCCAGTGATGGTAGTGACGATTGCTAAAGATGGTTCATATACCGTTGAAGTCA
This region includes:
- a CDS encoding OmpA family protein, with the protein product MKYTIIGLLALSLFGCSLSVPTPPIAKQTKNLFDNDSDGVINQRDHCPKTPIDAVVDNNGCPTYIDSSEQNGIHILFANDSSEIPENYMQNIKNMSKFLVKYPKTHIELKGYASPVGNTAYNISLSKRRASVIRQALINEGIAPSRIKTVGFGDSDPVAAYDIEESNTLSRRVIAQVVGSQENIVKEWSIYTVREN
- a CDS encoding TolC family outer membrane protein, whose product is MTKKYIFKKIALLISLQCMATPVMAQSLEQAIAETLSTNPDIKSAYNEFQSKHQLINAAKGDYLPSVDLEAGIGHDDYKAKSPSGQYRPQTAKINIRQLIWDGSITYNDIQRNKSETEAQRYQLLSDAQDKALKATEAYLNVLHAQDVLTLSQSNLKVHQKMYVDIKKRADAGIGSTADLAQVDGRLASSNANLLAAESNLQDKTTAFVRTVGAYPVDLVKPEVDSNYLPTSLDDALTKAQTSNPVVYIASNDINAAEYQYKQAQGSFYPSFSIEASQEWGQDLNGSAGDTDELKAMLKMRYNLFDGGSDVAKSRRAAYQINKSKDVRDRAHRMLEEGTRLSWSALTLSKKQKLFLQQHVDASARTVIAYEKQFKIGQRSLLDVLNTENELFEARKAYLTAEYDGILAKYRVLNATGLILSEMRVEIPQSWVQSAK
- a CDS encoding transglutaminase-like cysteine peptidase, which translates into the protein MLLAVNVSAANNMYQIEKIKQFYGERAGKRALAWRKLIQKSQHLTEPQKLKAVNDFFNQFVFISDQKLWGKEDYWATPYEFIGTGAGDCEDFSIAKYKTLLKLGIDDNKLRLVYVKALELNQFHMVVTYYPTPSAIPFVLDNLNGEILPASQRKDLLPIYSFNGSKLWLMKQKGQGQVAGNASRLSLWNDLRNRSQNIKLNRPRHTF
- a CDS encoding bifunctional diguanylate cyclase/phosphodiesterase → MTLYRQLLLWMLVVLFLLTSAVFLIQFNTTKNYLIEQQSTELNNVVNSIGFSLSPYIKDKDFIAAESVINATFDSGYYSQVKLTLLDSKKEILRQYPQRIDNIPDWFQSIIHIEAITQTTTLTSGWLQLANLTVTSSPIPAYIQLWKATVQLVLGFMSCLLLTAIILSLVLNKVLRPLKQIQKSAQEIAQNHFTDPLPTPHTRELFDLVIAFNSMNTQLQQHFEQQAQEADMLRIRAYQDPVSGLANRSYLMTNLKLWLLDKPTGGIILLKSDAIEDSYQQSGYENGDMLVQKLTDHLKELSTDNVTIARLNQSEFMLIAPNASEDDLMDTARSMLNMAAELNSDPLGIAPIQAAVGIVMCSDTLTITALLAHADNAVNKARQQIKEPIALLEINDKKTIPAMGKQQWKTLVDEAIANNLIHFTFQKAINVHNGLIHKEMFAYIKKGHQQFNAGQFLSAIEKLNEGTKFDCYIIDTIFNQLTKQTKSVPVAINITQSSINDTGFIRWLNSKLQSNSQMKKSVLFELPEICFIKNINNTSLLCDIIRKNGFQFGIDNYGHNFSSLGYLNKLRPSYVKLDFAYTSQLDDQVKMDALESITRSAHNLSILTIASRVETIEQKDKLTQLKVQGFQGYVTAQLINEK
- a CDS encoding HlyD family type I secretion periplasmic adaptor subunit; its protein translation is MNKKAISISNNDLDFIDDKSAALLLNTPKNARIILWVMVLFFFIAFTWAYFAKLDKVTTGSGKVIPSSQLQVVQNLEGGIVKQVFVKEGQQVKKGQTLLLIDDTQFKSDFKEKTQSLAAMQADSLRLNALLISVTVNKSPKNIEWRKSVNITHTPPAFTAEFKKKHTQLVRRQLNQFSGKLNNLENQLSVASQQASQKERELIEAKSRLSNIRDSYNIALKEYNITKPLADEGVVPRIELLKLQRSLNDTKRDLNSVRLQIPVTQAAIQEAGFKYIDIALQFRSEIQTKLNEISDKLSSMTETQVGLEDRVKRTTVVSPVNGTIQKIYVNTVGGVIQPGMPLVEIVPTEDTLLIEAKIAPQDIGFLRPGLPTIIKFSAYDFTNYGGLIGTLETISADTIQDKEGNSFYQVKIRTDASSLKGPNGEALPIIPGMTASADIITGKRSVLDYLLKPVLRARQTALRE